The following DNA comes from Anopheles arabiensis isolate DONGOLA chromosome 3, AaraD3, whole genome shotgun sequence.
ACAAATGAAGACTGTGGGGAGGGAGGTggagtgtatttattttttcggccaccattttgattattatttttttatttttttgcgacCATCTTGAATCCTCAAAACCCCTCGCTCGAAACGTCGAAAACCCTCAGAACGACATACAAAAAGCATCACCAGCGAGAAAAAATCGCACCGATTTGGAGCGTTGGCGAGCTCGGGAAAACCGTTTTATGGCCTGCGGGATAATTTGAATTTGCATGCAAGCGTGCAAGCTGCTTGCAAGCAAACCTGTGTAAAATCTACGCAATTGCTTTCTCCGGATGACAGTTTCATACTACACTGGTGAAAAAGCTACATGAAATATTGGCCAAGCAGGGATTTTCTACTAGCTtgtatgtttgattttttataaatgTTGAATATAAATTCGGCCGCATAATAAATACTGTCTGTATTAATAAACACCAatcatcaattattttaatttattgtaatcgtacgaaaaattaaaaaaatatttcactcgCTACCAGTGTGATTAATCAATCAGCAAACAACTCTGCACCACGAGCCCTGCAAAGCCTAATCACTGTAcatatttacaaacaaaacctttTAGGTgtgaacaaacaaagaaattaCATGTGGCTCGTTGCGCTTATCCTTCCTGTTAGTGTTTTTGTAAGCAAATCATCCTAAATTCCTGTAAGTAATGTTTAAAAGCCTTTGTACGAATGAGGCCAGCAAACACTCATCGGTTTTGTTTCTCCCCCACCTACGATCGATCAGCTGGTTTGTTGGCGGAACAGTAACAACGACAACgaactgctggtgctgctgctgctttgtgtTGCGTGCTGATTTACCACCCCTTTCCCCTGGCCTCTTCCCAACGGTAATTGAAGCCcgcatgtacacacacacatcgtaaGAGAGTGAGGCTAACAGTATGAGGAGAAACTTCTAACATCGAAGACGATACGGGTGCGTGCCCTTCACCGTTCACCAGCGCAGCGgcacatcaacatcatcagggaagtgttgatggtggtgttgtttgttggtgggtgttttgtttcttatcAGCAGTCATAATCGCAACGCTTAGAGCATCGCGACTGGCAACACCCGAGACACACTGGGCAGTAAGAACATCTGTCCCGCCACGCAGCTTCCAGTCTTTGTTGCGAATCGAACCGTTCGGGACGGACGAGCGGACGAGCGTGTAGTGTAGCGATGTATTGCGTGCTCTGCAAAGCCCCGTAAAGCCACCGCTACGACCCCCATCCGAACGAGCGATCGATGACTAATACAGGGCGCTCCAGAGAGTAGCAGCAAAGCAGTGGAGTAGcagagtgaagtgaagtgagaTGGATTTTGCAAACAACGTGCGGCCGCTACTGCAGGACACGGACGACCGGGAGACGGAGAGCGACACCTTCCTGGACGATGCGTACGCGGGCTCGATCAACGCGTCCACCAGCAACCTGCCCGATCCGGACAAGGAGACGGCAGTGGAGACGCGCATGGCAGCGGCCGGCCACCGGATCGCACCGTCCGACAAGTTCCACTACACGTACGCCGTGTTCTATCTGATGGGTATGACGACGATGGTGCCGTGGAACTTTTTCGTCACCGCCGAGGAGTACTGGCAGTACAAGTTCCGGAACGTGTCGTCGAACGATACGTCCGCGCTGACGCCCCGCCAGCTCGAGTTCCAGTCCGACCTGAGCATTGCGGCGGCCGTCCCGGGGACGGTGTTTCTCATACTGAACGCTTGCGCGGGCCACAAGGTGCCGCTGCACGTGCGCATGAACGGATCGCtcgtgctgatgctgctgatcaTGATCGGCACGACGGCGCTGGTGCGCGTCGACACGGACCAGTGGCAGGATGCGTTCTTTAACCTCACGATGCTATCCGTCGTCGTGATCAACAGTGAGTTTCGCTTCTCCATTCCTAAAGGAaagccttgtttttttttgcattttcatcAATAGTTCCGCTTCTCTCTTTCTAGGTTTCTCGGCCATTCTCACCGGCGGGCTTTTTGGCATTGCGGGACAGTTCAGTGCCCACTACATGACGGCCGCCGTTAGTGGGCAGGCGCTGGGTGGCATCTTCTCCGCGGTGGCCGACATAATAGCACTCACCTTTGCCAGCAATCCGTCCACCACCGCGTTCGTGTTCTTCATCGTGGGCTGCGcagtgttgctgctgtcgctcTTCGCCTACATCGTCATGTCGAAAACGCTCTTCTTCAAGTACTACACCAGCTCCAAGACGCTGATGAAAAGCTCGCTCGAGGCGGACCCGGCCGCCAGGGCCGTCTGTGCCCGGCTCGAGCCGCGCTTCCCCGTCGTACTGCGCAAGATATGGATTTATGGCTTTTCCGAGTGGTTAGTGTTCGTGACGACGCTATCGATCTATCCTGCCGTGACGGTGCTGGTCGGCTCGCAGCACCACGGTCGGCCGTGGAACGATGTGTACTTCCTGCCCGTCGTGAACTATCTCCTATTCAATACTGGTGACTATTTAGGGCGCGTCTTTGCCGGCATGTTCGAGTGGGTAAGTGGCAACTAGTGATGTGTGGATCATTAACAAATTTCATAACTAATACCGTCCCTTTCCTTCACAGCCATGGAACAATTCCATCCTGATCGGTGTACTTACGATCGCGCGTATCGCATTCGTGCCGGCGATGCTGCTCTGCAACATTACCcagcatcacaacttcccggTGCTGTTCCACTCGGACTACATCTTCATCGTGCTGATGGCCGCCTTCGCCCTGTCGAACGGCTACCTTGCCAACATTGCACTGATCGGTGCGCCCCGCGCTGTGGACGGGCACGAGAAGGAGATGGCGTCCTCGATGATGGCCGCCTTTCTCGGCATCGGGCTCGCGTGCGGTTCGGCCATTAGCTTAATGATCATCGAAATGATCAAGTGATACACAGACTTTCCTTAGACCAAAACGGGGGTCGGTCCTCAGcgaaaacagaagaagaaaggagGAAACGAATTCCTATTGGGATTCGTTCGAAAGCGTGCCCCACGACATAGCCTCCAATGATGAACTGTTATACACTCACCCACTGTTATATTAGATGCGAAGGTGAATTACTTGTTTGTTAAAAGTGAACTGAGCGTAATTTAGGAAATTATTGAAAGGTGAGCAATGAGAGAAGGGGGATGATACTGGATCGTGTGAGAAGAATTTATATAGTGACAATTTTATGttctttgttttctgtttcatAGTTTAACCACAGCCGAGTGGATTTGGTACGAAAATAGCCAGCCTAAGATAAAGATTGAAACGCTGCGGTGAAGGAAAGATTAGCACattatacacatacacaaagcaTATATAAATGAAGAAGTGTAAGATATACTTATTTATACTGTCCATATATTCACCCATCGCAGGGACGTGATCGCACGGTCCATCACGGTACTGAGAAACCCCAGGTTTAGTAGCGATCAAGTGCGATCGTCAGAAGCATTTGCAACGAtagggggaaaaaaaacaaagcaagcattatacaaacacacataatcaCAGTAGAAACGGATAATACACATAAGAGCGTGACGCAATAAATGTAACGCAAATacacgaaaacaatacaagcCCACCCGAGGTACTGGTTTTCTGGGTGAGTGGAGCAACAACTCCAACTGactgagagagagaatgaCAGCTGCCTGTTGCCCGTGACCGAGTTTTGTTGACCTGGCCCGGTTTGCAATTACGGCACattataacaataataattggCACCAATCAACCATCCCCCCACCCCACCGAAACGCACTGATAAGAGAATGGTGCACGGGGCAGAAACCGAAAGTCCGTTGCACTGATCCGAACGAGCGCGGTTtaatctttctttcttccggAAGCGTCCTGCTCCTTTCTACGCAATGgcagtgcagtgtgtgttttttgcattaGCTTTTATTCTCTTTATACTTGTTTAATGtttcggtgtgtatgtgtgtgtttgtttctttgtttttacttttcaatcacaacaacaaccatcttGTTTTCCATTTGTCCTGTTTGTTTGGTGGATTTAACGccaaaagggggggggggaagatgGGAGACGTATATTTGCGCATACTTTTACAAACGTGTGCAGCGTGATTTACTTTTCCAATCTGTTTTCCTTTCTACCCCTATTCTTTGGCTCGTCCAAATTGTTAAAGCGTTTGACGTGAGCCTTTCttcttgtgttgttttgttttgtctcttctttttttttttttattcatttgtttcgGTGGAAAAAGTGGGTAACTTCATGTAGCGGTTCATTCATatcaattatttcaaatatctATCCGTTTACACATTAATACGATAGCTGCAGTGGATTTCCTGTTTCTTTTGCTGcttcatctctctctttctctgtttatttctttatttcttcattattttcttgtgttttacCACTTTCACTCActtcacttttttatgttttgataatcGATCTCTTAGTTGCAAGAGTGTGTAGCCACTATTATACTATGAAACACCTTACACAGTTAGTATAATCAATAAGTGTATCTTTGCTTGCGCTAtagttttgtttaatgtttgtaTGTATCAACTTCTTCCCCAACCAACTAACCAACCCTAaaatcctttcttttttttttaattccgcTTCTAGCTcttgtgtttcttcttctttcctctctcCTCCCTGGAAGAATCCAAAAGCCTACGAAGCGACCCAACCAGCACCAGAGCCACCATTCAACGTTAAATCTACAAAAAGGTGATAGGAAAGTGAAACACTAGGGCTTGCTATGGGGGAGGGGGTCGGGGTGGCACCACTGCCGCCCCTCCCTCTCCCGCCAGCTGTCCCTCGATCGCTTCAATCACATGTGTGTTGTGTCACAATAAGATactgtcgtttttttttttaattcctccTCGGACACCCGTGGGCACCACGCTCGCTATCCAACGCTATCAAGCGCCGCGCGGACACCACATCGGATGATCCGATTCGTTAATGTACAAGAGTTTGATCACCGGCCCACCACCAGTGAGATGGTGCGCGTTGATCGGTTCGAAAACGAAAGCGAGCGGTGTATTATCAGTCGATGAGGCAAAAGGGATTTATGAAGGATGAAAGTTTTACACAGCTGAAACACGTTTCATGGTTCATACTTCATCTCTCGCCAaggaaaacaaggaaaaaacaacatcaacaacaacaacaatccaaTTTCATTCTAATCACTTATGGTTAGTATGGTGTttttaactgttttttgtttttgcttcttctctcTATTAAGTTACAATCCCGTTCGTCCGCTCGCTTCATTTTACAGAACTACCAAAACCTCTGTCGAGCAGTAGTTGGggatgttaaaaaaaacgcaacccaCACCAAACCCAAACTATGTTTCCAAACCCTGATCCTCCAAACCTGTCCTTATAACTTCAGAATGCCATGTAGACAATGCCATGCATAGAACCAGAATCATTTGCGATACATTTTGATGAAATGTGAGTTGCTTCAATAACAATAAGTGAGTGGTTGTGCGCACGCGCGTATGATAAACATACCCAATTATCAGTTtcaaccttttttgtttgtagtttttcttttcgtatgttgttttgttcttttacgTTCAAGGCACATAGAGATAGAAAGTgtagtgtgtttgtatgtgtatgtgtgttttttcgctTCATTTTGTTATCGGTTACAGTATCAAAGTTTAAGTCCTTCCCTCAGTTAGCGCAAGCATTCCTTTTTTACAGGCAAATACATCCAAAGCCAGAACGATCGCGGATTTTCTGTCGTTTAAAAACgaggaaaaaataattaaaacttacacagaaaaaataaataaattaaacaaacagtCTAAAAACTGAAACCAAAACAGATAAATAGAAAACTCACACACAGGAATGGTTTTTCAttcctttgttttcttcaGTAGTAGCTCAGTA
Coding sequences within:
- the LOC120902472 gene encoding equilibrative nucleoside transporter 1; the protein is MDFANNVRPLLQDTDDRETESDTFLDDAYAGSINASTSNLPDPDKETAVETRMAAAGHRIAPSDKFHYTYAVFYLMGMTTMVPWNFFVTAEEYWQYKFRNVSSNDTSALTPRQLEFQSDLSIAAAVPGTVFLILNACAGHKVPLHVRMNGSLVLMLLIMIGTTALVRVDTDQWQDAFFNLTMLSVVVINSFSAILTGGLFGIAGQFSAHYMTAAVSGQALGGIFSAVADIIALTFASNPSTTAFVFFIVGCAVLLLSLFAYIVMSKTLFFKYYTSSKTLMKSSLEADPAARAVCARLEPRFPVVLRKIWIYGFSEWLVFVTTLSIYPAVTVLVGSQHHGRPWNDVYFLPVVNYLLFNTGDYLGRVFAGMFEWPWNNSILIGVLTIARIAFVPAMLLCNITQHHNFPVLFHSDYIFIVLMAAFALSNGYLANIALIGAPRAVDGHEKEMASSMMAAFLGIGLACGSAISLMIIEMIK